Proteins encoded together in one Cyanobium sp. WAJ14-Wanaka window:
- a CDS encoding MGH1-like glycoside hydrolase domain-containing protein, protein MTSSPTQSIDQGSMPAELQRISERDQGLEPWSLWGSYLPERQWGTVREDYSADGDAWSSFPHDHARSRVYRWGEDGLLGICDEQCRLCFSLALWNGVDPILKERPFGLANQEGNHGEDIKDYYFHIDNTPTHSFMRGLYKYPQAAFPYQHLLEENGRRGRDVPEFELVDTGTFDQNRYFDVFIEYAKASSTDILIRIRAVNRGPDPAPIHLLPTVWLRNTWAWGYPGEVRKPMSLENDRVLIPQLADLPACELLCKETGQWLFTDNETNYQRLFNQPNTTPYQKDGFHRFLIGSEHGAINPDQNGTKAACLLQRTLAPGEEWCLELRLRPCDHTDEPFGVEFDNIFFAREKECQEFNEYCTPGLSGDQSLIHNTALAGLLWCKKYYGWSVGRWLEGDPTQEKPPEGRRFTETARWDRLHAHQVISMPDAWEYPYFCQWDLMFHAVAFATLDPATAKTQCMLLRSPHYTNPTAQTPAYEWALSDPNPPIGAWAAMRIFQIEERQTGNRDTMFLASSMRKLLLEYGWWANRNARDGDNIFDGGFLGLDNIAVFDRRFPLRDGSRIEQCDGTAWMASLSLNMLNIAVELSKDVPGYCDICERFVYDFSLLAITLNSPASQSAHGFVNWDEDDGFYYDVLKRPDGSSAYLRTRSLSGLIPMLAVSSFDRETVDRLPVLDVKSSLAWFVHERTSPTWLEHNLGKWNNDRLLFTLVPMDRLRRICERLFDEEEFLSPYGIRGLSKVYESDPYSFTEGADSERLAYSPGDSPVGMFGGNSNWRGPVWMPLNFLIIESLQKYAHFYGDNFKVEFPARSGNWINLWEASLELEKRLVSIFTRNQDGQRPFNGDVQLFQEDPHWRDLIAFNEYFHGDHGRGMGASHQTGWTAMVAKMITQLNRYPNG, encoded by the coding sequence ATGACATCTTCTCCCACTCAATCCATTGATCAGGGCTCGATGCCTGCGGAGTTGCAGCGTATTTCAGAACGGGACCAGGGCCTAGAGCCCTGGTCCCTATGGGGCAGCTATCTGCCTGAGCGCCAATGGGGCACGGTTAGGGAGGATTATTCGGCCGACGGTGACGCCTGGAGTTCCTTCCCCCATGACCATGCCCGCTCCCGTGTTTATCGCTGGGGAGAAGATGGATTGCTGGGAATCTGCGACGAGCAATGTCGCCTCTGTTTTTCATTGGCCCTCTGGAATGGTGTTGACCCAATTCTGAAGGAGCGTCCATTCGGCCTTGCCAATCAGGAGGGTAACCACGGAGAGGACATTAAAGACTACTACTTTCATATTGATAATACGCCAACCCACAGCTTCATGCGGGGCTTGTATAAGTATCCCCAGGCCGCATTTCCCTATCAGCATTTGCTCGAGGAGAATGGCAGGCGTGGCCGTGATGTGCCTGAATTTGAACTTGTAGATACCGGAACCTTCGATCAAAATCGTTATTTTGATGTCTTTATAGAGTATGCAAAGGCATCATCTACAGACATTTTGATCAGGATTCGTGCGGTTAACCGAGGGCCTGATCCAGCTCCGATACATCTTTTGCCTACCGTTTGGCTTCGCAACACTTGGGCATGGGGTTATCCAGGCGAGGTTCGTAAGCCTATGTCGCTTGAGAATGATCGTGTATTAATCCCCCAGCTCGCTGATTTGCCGGCATGCGAGCTTTTGTGTAAGGAGACTGGCCAGTGGTTGTTTACTGATAACGAAACTAATTATCAAAGACTTTTTAATCAGCCGAATACCACTCCTTACCAGAAAGATGGATTCCATCGCTTCTTGATTGGCTCTGAGCATGGGGCTATTAATCCAGATCAAAATGGAACAAAAGCGGCTTGCCTATTACAGCGAACACTCGCTCCTGGCGAGGAGTGGTGCCTGGAACTGCGTTTGAGGCCTTGCGACCATACCGATGAACCCTTTGGAGTGGAATTTGACAATATCTTCTTTGCCAGGGAGAAAGAGTGCCAAGAATTCAATGAATACTGCACCCCTGGCCTTTCTGGTGATCAAAGCTTGATCCATAACACGGCATTGGCCGGGTTGCTTTGGTGCAAAAAATACTACGGCTGGAGTGTTGGTAGATGGTTAGAGGGTGATCCCACCCAAGAAAAGCCGCCTGAAGGGCGAAGGTTTACGGAAACAGCCAGGTGGGATCGTCTCCATGCCCATCAGGTTATTTCGATGCCAGATGCTTGGGAATATCCCTATTTTTGCCAATGGGATTTAATGTTCCATGCCGTTGCATTTGCCACTCTTGATCCCGCAACTGCAAAGACTCAGTGCATGCTTTTGCGCTCTCCCCATTACACCAATCCTACCGCCCAAACCCCTGCCTATGAATGGGCATTATCCGATCCCAATCCTCCCATTGGGGCATGGGCGGCCATGCGAATTTTCCAAATTGAAGAAAGGCAAACCGGCAACCGGGACACGATGTTCCTCGCCTCATCAATGCGCAAGCTGCTCTTGGAATATGGTTGGTGGGCTAACCGAAATGCTAGGGATGGTGACAACATTTTTGATGGAGGCTTTCTAGGGCTGGACAATATTGCTGTTTTTGATCGCCGTTTCCCGCTTCGCGATGGTAGCCGAATCGAACAGTGCGATGGCACTGCATGGATGGCATCGCTGAGCCTTAATATGTTAAATATAGCGGTAGAGTTAAGTAAGGATGTTCCAGGATATTGTGACATTTGTGAGCGTTTTGTTTATGATTTTTCTCTACTGGCAATCACTCTCAATTCGCCGGCTTCCCAGTCTGCCCATGGATTCGTAAATTGGGATGAGGATGATGGTTTTTACTACGATGTTCTCAAGCGTCCAGATGGAAGTTCTGCCTATCTGCGGACCCGCTCCCTGTCCGGCTTAATCCCCATGCTCGCCGTATCCAGCTTTGATCGTGAGACAGTCGATCGTTTGCCAGTGTTAGATGTTAAAAGTAGTTTGGCTTGGTTTGTGCATGAGCGCACTTCCCCTACCTGGCTTGAGCACAATTTAGGCAAATGGAATAACGATCGCCTCTTATTTACCCTCGTACCCATGGATCGTCTCCGAAGGATCTGTGAACGTCTGTTTGATGAAGAAGAGTTCCTTTCACCCTATGGCATCAGGGGGCTTTCAAAAGTATATGAATCAGATCCCTATTCATTTACGGAGGGTGCTGATAGTGAGCGGCTGGCCTATAGCCCCGGGGATAGCCCTGTCGGCATGTTTGGCGGCAATTCGAATTGGCGCGGCCCAGTCTGGATGCCACTTAATTTTCTTATAATTGAGTCCTTGCAGAAATATGCCCACTTCTATGGCGACAATTTCAAGGTTGAGTTTCCTGCACGCTCTGGCAATTGGATTAATCTCTGGGAGGCCTCCCTTGAATTAGAGAAACGCCTGGTAAGCATCTTTACTAGAAATCAAGATGGCCAGAGGCCTTTTAATGGTGATGTTCAGCTGTTTCAGGAAGATCCCCACTGGCGTGACCTAATTGCCTTTAACGAATATTTTCATGGCGACCATGGGCGAGGCATGGGGGCTTCCCACCAGACAGGCTGGACAGCGATGGTGGCCAAGATGATTACACAATTGAACCGTTACCCGAATGGGTAG
- a CDS encoding SMP-30/gluconolactonase/LRE family protein produces MAAIFAISTVFWGVARAAEHSLAKWQLKVLASYSQPLAHEGPVILADRNQLFFTSNRLRRSDGSQYVIASIFDLKSLKTVDLGLTNSIPMANGAFRLSNGNLVITMQGNKSKSAGLAEFNVANGQVKLLTTGFSDYQFNSPNDVVQANDQSIWFTDPQYGYEQGFRPRPTIGNWVWRIDQAGRHQRLMMDGFSKPNGIAFSLDQEYVYVTDSGFIAGDGQRNSVLPRTIYRYRILQTPSGPLATDRITFCVVTKGIPDGLKVDEYGRVWTGTGAGLEIFDKDGNPLAVIPVANGVSNFALIPGGGAYVMGETKLFRLDI; encoded by the coding sequence TTGGCAGCAATTTTTGCTATCAGCACTGTTTTTTGGGGCGTAGCTAGGGCAGCAGAGCATTCTTTGGCTAAATGGCAGTTGAAGGTTCTTGCCTCCTATAGCCAGCCTTTAGCCCATGAAGGTCCTGTGATATTGGCGGATCGAAACCAACTCTTCTTCACATCGAATCGTCTTCGCCGCTCAGATGGTAGTCAGTATGTGATCGCTTCCATATTTGATTTAAAATCATTGAAAACTGTCGATCTTGGTCTTACTAATTCTATCCCTATGGCTAATGGGGCTTTTCGTCTTAGTAATGGTAATCTTGTGATTACGATGCAGGGCAACAAATCTAAGTCCGCAGGCTTGGCAGAGTTTAATGTTGCTAATGGTCAAGTCAAATTGTTGACAACAGGTTTTTCCGATTATCAGTTCAATAGCCCTAATGATGTGGTTCAGGCAAATGACCAATCTATTTGGTTTACGGACCCACAGTATGGATACGAACAGGGTTTTAGGCCTAGGCCCACCATCGGCAATTGGGTCTGGCGAATTGATCAGGCTGGTCGCCATCAACGCCTGATGATGGATGGTTTTTCCAAGCCAAATGGTATTGCATTTAGCCTTGATCAGGAGTATGTATATGTTACCGATTCAGGATTTATTGCTGGTGATGGTCAGCGCAATAGTGTATTGCCGCGCACTATTTACAGGTATCGAATTTTGCAGACACCAAGCGGGCCATTGGCTACCGATAGGATTACTTTCTGTGTGGTCACTAAGGGAATTCCCGATGGCTTAAAGGTAGATGAATATGGTAGAGTTTGGACAGGTACCGGTGCTGGTCTGGAGATTTTTGACAAGGATGGTAATCCCTTGGCTGTCATCCCAGTAGCTAATGGCGTAAGCAATTTCGCCCTGATTCCAGGAGGGGGAGCTTATGTTATGGGCGAAACCAAGCTGTTCCGTTTAGACATTTGA
- a CDS encoding DoxX family protein produces the protein MPSVPSDLGQVALLVLRVFTGICFIRHGWPKLRNLKTWSTAMKTPAWLCFLSAFSMWGAGIALIPGFLTPLAAIAIFVSMAYAMVLEIFAGTPFIAPDPYQIPEGDYAGPMGVGEPPSWEKAAMYVVMCLVLATCGGGLFSVDNLLIADLVTSLLG, from the coding sequence GTGCCATCGGTACCCTCTGACCTAGGCCAGGTAGCGCTTCTGGTATTGCGGGTATTTACGGGGATCTGCTTTATCCGCCACGGCTGGCCGAAGTTGCGCAATCTGAAAACCTGGTCGACGGCGATGAAAACGCCTGCCTGGCTCTGCTTCCTATCAGCTTTCTCAATGTGGGGTGCAGGCATAGCCCTAATTCCTGGATTCCTAACGCCTCTAGCCGCAATCGCCATTTTTGTGTCGATGGCCTACGCAATGGTGCTCGAAATATTTGCGGGCACACCATTCATCGCACCCGATCCCTACCAAATTCCCGAAGGCGACTACGCAGGGCCCATGGGAGTGGGCGAGCCTCCCAGCTGGGAAAAAGCAGCTATGTATGTGGTGATGTGTCTGGTGCTAGCCACATGTGGAGGCGGCCTCTTTTCGGTAGACAACCTCCTAATCGCAGACCTAGTTACAAGCCTGTTGGGCTGA
- a CDS encoding DMT family transporter: MLAFQNKSKAMPAEKMAKRSKETKLKKVSPKHMTPIPKPSSGQLAKGAIFIVLAFLANTVQSVLGKQIGTQLSVELFTWATFLSALIFVTPIMVIRKFQDLHTSVAPYHLLRGATGIAGFFLFITSAQLTSLVDANVLLNTTPIFIPILALLVLKQNIQKSLWLAIGLGFAGMVIIVKPDSSLFTNPGNIIALAAGLMTAIEFLTVKKLDNSESAITQIFYFLLFGSVCSTILSIGKFKAIAGHDLHMVIATGACLVLFQFLLIKAYQYAKPHEIGAFQYSSIIFAALFGIFIFNEPIGMETYVGSAFICIGGAMSIGARKDDPGEITS; the protein is encoded by the coding sequence ATGCTGGCATTTCAAAACAAAAGCAAAGCTATGCCTGCGGAGAAGATGGCAAAACGCTCAAAGGAGACTAAATTGAAAAAAGTGAGTCCCAAACACATGACGCCTATTCCCAAGCCTAGTAGCGGACAGCTAGCCAAAGGTGCGATATTTATTGTGCTGGCCTTCCTGGCCAACACGGTGCAGAGCGTGCTAGGCAAACAGATAGGAACCCAGTTAAGCGTTGAGCTATTTACCTGGGCAACCTTTCTAAGTGCCCTGATTTTCGTAACACCAATAATGGTGATTCGAAAGTTTCAAGATCTGCACACCTCAGTCGCCCCGTATCACCTGCTGAGAGGAGCCACTGGCATTGCAGGCTTCTTTCTATTTATTACATCTGCCCAACTAACAAGCCTCGTGGATGCAAATGTGTTACTAAATACCACACCAATATTCATCCCAATCCTAGCCTTACTGGTACTCAAGCAAAACATTCAAAAGTCGTTATGGCTTGCCATAGGGCTTGGCTTTGCAGGAATGGTAATAATAGTCAAACCTGATTCTTCATTATTTACAAACCCAGGCAACATAATTGCTCTTGCCGCAGGCTTAATGACAGCCATTGAATTTTTGACGGTAAAAAAGCTAGACAACAGTGAATCGGCAATTACGCAAATATTCTATTTCCTATTATTTGGATCAGTATGCTCAACAATTCTATCTATAGGCAAATTTAAGGCAATAGCGGGCCATGACCTGCACATGGTAATCGCAACAGGGGCGTGCCTAGTTCTATTTCAATTCCTTCTAATTAAAGCATATCAATATGCCAAGCCACATGAGATAGGCGCTTTTCAATATAGCTCCATTATATTTGCCGCCCTATTTGGAATATTTATATTCAACGAGCCCATAGGGATGGAAACCTACGTAGGCTCTGCATTTATTTGTATTGGCGGAGCAATGAGCATAGGTGCAAGAAAGGATGACCCGGGGGAAATAACAAGTTAA
- a CDS encoding VOC family protein: protein MAIKKIVSVVQPCDNGRAISEWYCKELGFKPESQINNSENCLSQLIGGQQEITIKRFVLRLGDEKLELWEQTSPQSNIPIPHDSASNDLWFQHICIVTQNIEKSLKKELINLQYTISTNIQTLPEWNRGASGIKAIKFKNPIGQPLELLQFPEDKGNNRWHVNSIHEKENFDNDANSTGPNLGIDHSAIGISDTKESLRFYQELLGFHVMGGGVNYGVEQDRLDGIKDTHVVITSLRPDAKEDVMGIELLQYEKPTGGRRRNLPKANEICDWRLILETTDLEKIHKKIKESEWGSECGPIIQLYDGLNGYQRGFHSRDPDKHAIIVVGI from the coding sequence ATGGCCATCAAGAAAATCGTTTCAGTAGTCCAGCCATGTGATAATGGAAGAGCTATTTCTGAATGGTACTGCAAAGAACTAGGATTTAAGCCTGAATCACAAATCAACAATAGTGAAAACTGTCTCTCACAGCTAATTGGTGGGCAGCAAGAAATAACTATAAAGCGGTTTGTATTACGCCTTGGCGATGAAAAACTTGAACTATGGGAGCAAACTTCACCTCAAAGCAACATACCAATACCTCATGATTCTGCCAGCAACGACCTGTGGTTTCAGCACATTTGTATCGTCACACAAAATATAGAGAAAAGCCTCAAAAAAGAATTAATTAATCTCCAATATACAATCTCTACAAATATTCAGACCTTGCCTGAATGGAATAGGGGGGCCAGTGGCATTAAAGCCATTAAGTTTAAGAACCCGATCGGCCAACCACTTGAACTTCTGCAGTTTCCCGAAGACAAAGGTAATAATAGGTGGCACGTAAATAGTATCCATGAAAAGGAAAATTTCGATAATGACGCAAACAGTACAGGCCCAAATTTAGGGATCGATCACAGTGCCATTGGAATATCTGACACAAAAGAAAGCCTGCGATTCTATCAAGAACTATTGGGTTTTCATGTAATGGGAGGTGGTGTAAACTACGGTGTTGAGCAAGACAGACTTGACGGAATAAAGGATACACATGTAGTGATTACATCCCTCAGGCCAGACGCCAAAGAAGATGTTATGGGAATAGAGCTACTGCAATATGAGAAACCCACTGGTGGAAGGCGACGGAACCTACCCAAGGCAAACGAAATATGTGACTGGCGCCTAATTCTCGAGACAACTGATTTGGAAAAGATACATAAAAAAATTAAAGAATCAGAGTGGGGGTCAGAATGCGGGCCTATAATTCAACTATATGACGGGTTAAATGGATACCAAAGGGGATTCCACAGTAGAGATCCAGACAAACACGCAATAATAGTAGTTGGGATTTAG
- a CDS encoding major royal jelly family protein, with protein sequence MALALPISALPARSEPKANPVAGVSVNSKSNSDSLVPEATVVAVSPTYPWNGVTVSKAGRIFVSMPRATSDSTTPSVGEILSDGSIRAYPGGRWNNYKFGGAGDDQFVGINSVVSDASDQLWVVDPAGIGGKPILGKAKLVQIDLASNKIVRVYRLGSDVLPLGGFINDVRVGGGYAYLPDSSLGALIVINLRTGVARRVLADDPRLRSNRRLKLTVNGVPYLNSHGQLPNGNMSVNPVELSVDGKYFYFQPSGGPVLMRIRTTLLNDFNASDATLSKAIEPLGPGPFNAGMSMASDGSIYFSDIELGGIKRRFPDGRFETVSKGPASILVWPDASRIGPDGYLYFPSSQINRFPGNSRSGKSELKFPFHLFKVKINPN encoded by the coding sequence TTGGCCCTGGCATTACCGATCTCGGCTTTGCCAGCCAGGTCTGAGCCCAAGGCTAATCCTGTTGCAGGTGTATCTGTTAACTCTAAATCCAACTCGGATAGCTTAGTGCCCGAAGCAACTGTGGTAGCAGTTTCGCCTACCTATCCATGGAATGGTGTCACAGTTTCTAAGGCTGGTCGAATTTTCGTTAGTATGCCACGTGCTACTTCTGATTCGACTACCCCTTCGGTCGGCGAGATACTTTCAGATGGATCTATTCGTGCCTATCCTGGTGGCCGATGGAATAATTACAAATTCGGTGGTGCTGGTGATGATCAGTTTGTAGGTATAAATTCAGTTGTCTCTGATGCGAGTGATCAGCTTTGGGTTGTTGACCCCGCTGGCATAGGTGGCAAGCCAATTCTTGGCAAGGCGAAGCTTGTTCAAATTGATCTGGCTAGCAACAAAATTGTTCGTGTCTACAGGCTCGGATCTGATGTTTTGCCCCTAGGCGGGTTTATTAACGATGTTCGGGTCGGGGGAGGTTACGCCTACCTTCCTGATTCTAGCCTTGGTGCTTTGATTGTAATCAACCTGCGTACAGGTGTTGCAAGGAGGGTGCTAGCTGACGATCCTAGGTTGCGTTCTAATCGCAGGTTAAAATTAACAGTAAATGGCGTTCCATATCTCAATTCCCATGGTCAGTTACCCAATGGGAATATGAGCGTGAACCCTGTCGAGCTTTCCGTTGATGGAAAGTACTTTTATTTCCAGCCCAGTGGTGGCCCTGTCTTAATGCGTATCAGGACTACTTTGCTGAACGATTTCAATGCTTCTGATGCCACCCTATCTAAGGCGATTGAACCCTTGGGTCCTGGTCCATTTAATGCCGGTATGTCGATGGCCTCCGATGGCTCAATTTATTTTAGTGACATAGAGTTAGGCGGAATTAAACGGCGTTTTCCTGACGGACGTTTCGAGACTGTTTCAAAGGGGCCTGCCTCAATATTAGTTTGGCCAGATGCCTCAAGGATTGGGCCAGATGGTTACCTTTATTTCCCCTCTTCCCAAATTAATAGATTTCCAGGCAATAGTAGATCTGGCAAGTCTGAACTTAAGTTTCCCTTCCACCTCTTCAAGGTAAAGATAAATCCTAACTAG
- a CDS encoding GMC family oxidoreductase translates to MAISPLPEARQLEVADGAHFDVVIIGSGAGGGTLARHLAPSGKKILILERGDWLPQEPENWDAEEVFQKGRYVSKDTWYDKQGKAFQPGSHYFVGGATKMYGAAHFRLRQQDFEELVHFDGISPSWPLRYTDFEPYYQRAEQMYHVHGLRGEDPTEPPCSSAYPHPPIAHEPRIQKLVDDLRSAGLHPFHAPTGVMLDEDNFPFSRCRKCNCCDGFPCLMHAKSDAEVLGVRPALGAHNVSLLTRAHVKRLVTDPSGRSVKSVELERDGAPMTVSGDVVVVSCGAANSARLLLMSANDKHPNGLANGSDQVGRNYMFHNSKAMVALSHEPNTTTFQKTISVNDWYLGDADFDYPMGNIQMTGKTNGTIMKGYAPLETFLMPGWSMDKIAEHALDFWISSEDLPAAENRVTVNGNGDIKLNYTLNNQTAAHRLYGRLTDLLDRLYLKNHLIERQFYIKSDMNIAAVGHQAGTCRFGKDPASSVLDLDCKAHELDNLYVVDTSFMPTIGAVNPSLTAIANALRVGDHLLARL, encoded by the coding sequence ATGGCCATCTCACCTTTGCCTGAGGCACGTCAGCTGGAGGTGGCCGATGGCGCCCATTTTGATGTGGTGATTATCGGTAGTGGCGCTGGCGGAGGCACCTTGGCTCGCCATTTGGCACCCAGTGGAAAAAAAATATTGATTCTGGAACGGGGGGATTGGCTACCCCAGGAGCCCGAGAACTGGGATGCGGAGGAGGTATTTCAGAAGGGTCGCTACGTTTCTAAGGACACCTGGTACGACAAACAGGGCAAGGCATTTCAACCTGGCAGCCACTATTTCGTTGGTGGCGCTACAAAAATGTATGGCGCGGCCCACTTCCGCCTGCGCCAACAGGATTTTGAGGAGTTGGTCCACTTTGATGGTATTTCTCCTTCCTGGCCCCTGCGCTATACCGACTTTGAGCCCTATTACCAGCGGGCTGAGCAGATGTACCACGTGCATGGACTGCGGGGTGAGGATCCCACCGAACCACCCTGCAGTAGTGCCTATCCCCATCCCCCAATTGCCCACGAGCCCCGCATTCAGAAGCTCGTCGACGATCTTCGTTCAGCTGGGTTACACCCCTTCCATGCTCCCACTGGGGTAATGCTTGATGAGGATAATTTTCCCTTCAGCCGTTGTCGAAAGTGCAACTGCTGCGATGGCTTCCCCTGCTTGATGCATGCCAAGTCTGATGCGGAAGTGCTTGGTGTCAGACCTGCTTTGGGTGCCCATAACGTATCTCTGCTAACCCGGGCCCATGTAAAGCGGTTGGTGACAGATCCATCTGGTCGTTCTGTTAAATCTGTCGAGCTCGAGCGAGATGGCGCCCCCATGACCGTCAGTGGTGATGTGGTGGTGGTCAGTTGTGGTGCTGCAAATAGTGCGCGTTTGCTGCTGATGTCGGCCAACGACAAGCATCCAAATGGCTTGGCCAATGGCTCTGACCAGGTGGGTCGTAACTATATGTTCCACAATAGTAAGGCAATGGTTGCCCTGTCCCATGAGCCGAATACCACAACTTTCCAGAAGACTATTTCTGTAAATGATTGGTACCTAGGTGATGCCGATTTTGATTACCCCATGGGTAATATTCAGATGACCGGTAAGACCAATGGCACGATCATGAAGGGCTATGCCCCCCTTGAAACTTTCCTGATGCCTGGCTGGTCGATGGATAAGATTGCCGAGCATGCCCTTGATTTTTGGATTTCCTCAGAAGATCTCCCCGCTGCTGAAAACCGAGTAACCGTTAATGGCAATGGTGATATCAAGCTGAATTATACGCTCAATAATCAAACTGCTGCCCACCGCCTCTATGGACGTTTGACCGATCTGCTGGATCGCCTTTACTTAAAAAATCATCTTATTGAGCGACAGTTCTATATCAAGAGCGATATGAATATTGCTGCAGTCGGGCACCAGGCCGGTACATGCCGTTTTGGCAAGGACCCAGCAAGCTCGGTTTTGGACCTTGATTGCAAGGCCCATGAACTCGATAACCTTTACGTTGTAGATACCAGTTTCATGCCCACAATTGGCGCGGTCAACCCATCCCTTACCGCCATCGCCAACGCCCTGCGTGTTGGGGATCATCTGTTGGCTAGATTGTAG
- the glgX gene encoding glycogen debranching protein GlgX, with translation MAFAPLAPGSSSPLGATPLSGGVNFSIYSKDATAVELCLFDSPDAVEPSQVYRLEGEQYRTFHYWHCFVAGLSPGQVYGYRVEGPYELDRGLLFDVNNLLLDPYGLALVMPANYRRTASQLVDRSMKSVVVDPAAYDWEGDKPLRRPSRDSVIYELHVKGFTADPSSGVEAPNAGTYLGLIEKIPYLQDLGVTAVELLPVFQFDPFDAPGGLTNYWGYQPISFFVPHHGYSSGSGPMAPLDEFRTLVKALHRAGIEVILDVVFNHTAEADADGPTFCYRGLANSDYYLLKDGGAGYADYTGCFNTLNANNPIVRRLIRHSLRYWVEHMHVDGFRFDLASVLSRDETGAPSALPPILWDIDTDPVLAGTKLIAEAWDAAGLYQVGTFVADNWQEWNGRFRDDVRRFLRGDSGFVRSVAQRLIGSPDIYGYENRDAESSVNFVTCHDGFTLSDLVSYNTKHNESNLESNRDGSNDNFSWNCGAEGYTDEPSVLRLRLQQRRNFLTLLLLSNGTPMIGMGDEIGRSQSGNNNAYCQDGVISWMDWVNVGTSSDLGRFVSLLIDFRQHRDFVSEHQYYTLNSLIQLNQLRWHGVKLDQPDWSDESHSFAVTIISICRRFCWHLMVNAYWQTLNFEVPVPPLAGDATVGWREWIDTAKASPDDISIFGKGSRFIDSDCQVSARSIRVLSCYQA, from the coding sequence ATGGCGTTTGCCCCCCTTGCCCCTGGTTCCAGTTCGCCCCTAGGTGCCACTCCTTTATCAGGCGGAGTGAACTTCAGTATTTACTCAAAGGATGCAACGGCCGTAGAACTTTGCCTGTTTGACAGCCCCGATGCAGTTGAGCCCAGCCAGGTGTATCGGCTGGAGGGCGAGCAATATCGCACTTTTCATTATTGGCATTGCTTTGTGGCGGGTCTTTCGCCCGGGCAGGTTTACGGCTACCGGGTGGAGGGCCCTTACGAACTCGATCGGGGTTTGCTCTTTGATGTAAACAATCTGCTCCTAGATCCCTATGGCCTTGCCCTGGTGATGCCCGCAAATTATCGGCGAACAGCCAGCCAACTGGTTGATCGCTCCATGAAAAGTGTGGTTGTCGATCCTGCTGCCTACGATTGGGAAGGGGATAAACCGTTGCGTCGTCCGAGCCGTGATAGTGTTATTTATGAGCTCCATGTGAAGGGTTTTACTGCAGACCCTAGTTCCGGTGTTGAGGCTCCAAATGCTGGAACCTATTTGGGTTTAATTGAGAAAATTCCCTATCTTCAGGATCTTGGGGTTACGGCCGTTGAATTGTTACCGGTCTTTCAGTTTGACCCCTTTGATGCTCCCGGTGGCCTAACGAATTACTGGGGTTATCAGCCAATATCATTTTTTGTTCCCCACCATGGCTACTCCAGTGGTTCGGGACCGATGGCGCCCCTTGATGAGTTCCGTACCCTCGTAAAGGCGCTACACCGCGCTGGCATTGAGGTGATTTTGGATGTGGTGTTTAACCACACGGCCGAGGCTGATGCAGATGGCCCAACATTTTGCTACCGGGGCCTTGCCAATTCTGACTATTACTTGCTTAAGGATGGGGGAGCTGGATATGCGGATTACACCGGGTGCTTTAATACCCTTAATGCTAATAATCCGATAGTGAGGCGCTTGATTCGCCATAGCCTGCGCTATTGGGTTGAGCACATGCATGTTGATGGTTTTAGGTTTGATCTGGCCTCTGTCCTCTCTAGGGATGAAACTGGAGCGCCCTCTGCTTTGCCCCCTATCCTATGGGACATTGATACTGATCCTGTTTTAGCTGGAACTAAGCTGATTGCTGAGGCTTGGGATGCGGCCGGCCTTTATCAAGTAGGCACCTTTGTTGCTGATAATTGGCAGGAGTGGAACGGCAGGTTTAGGGATGATGTTCGTCGTTTTTTGCGCGGTGATTCGGGATTTGTTAGGTCGGTAGCCCAGAGGCTTATTGGCAGCCCTGATATCTATGGGTATGAAAATCGGGACGCAGAATCCAGTGTGAATTTTGTGACCTGCCACGATGGCTTTACTTTGTCGGATCTTGTTTCCTATAACACTAAGCACAACGAGTCTAATTTAGAGTCTAATCGTGACGGCAGCAATGATAATTTTAGTTGGAATTGCGGCGCCGAAGGCTACACGGATGAGCCTTCTGTCTTACGGCTACGTCTTCAGCAAAGGCGTAACTTCTTGACATTACTGCTACTTTCTAATGGTACGCCCATGATTGGCATGGGCGATGAAATTGGTCGTTCGCAATCAGGAAATAATAACGCCTATTGCCAGGATGGAGTCATCAGTTGGATGGATTGGGTTAATGTTGGGACATCATCCGACCTTGGGAGGTTTGTCAGCTTATTGATTGATTTTCGTCAACATAGAGACTTTGTTTCTGAGCATCAGTACTACACCCTGAATTCCCTCATACAACTTAATCAACTCCGTTGGCATGGTGTGAAATTAGATCAGCCGGATTGGTCCGATGAATCCCACTCTTTTGCAGTTACGATCATCAGTATTTGTAGACGTTTTTGTTGGCATCTGATGGTTAATGCCTATTGGCAAACCCTTAACTTTGAGGTTCCCGTCCCTCCCCTAGCTGGGGATGCAACAGTTGGTTGGCGTGAGTGGATTGATACGGCAAAAGCATCTCCCGATGACATTTCAATATTTGGCAAAGGATCCCGATTTATTGATTCGGATTGCCAGGTTTCTGCCAGATCAATCAGAGTTCTATCCTGTTACCAGGCCTAG